One Molothrus ater isolate BHLD 08-10-18 breed brown headed cowbird chromosome 13, BPBGC_Mater_1.1, whole genome shotgun sequence DNA window includes the following coding sequences:
- the LACTB gene encoding serine beta-lactamase-like protein LACTB, mitochondrial, whose protein sequence is MAGLARALRRAAAPGRLPPARRGGGGAGPRPWGWGLALGLALGVRAAPAGGEPESGREEKPPSPRGFGAAVERSRDLVRRIKDEAGIPGILVGVSVDGKEVWSEGLGYADVENRVLCKPETVMRIASISKCLTMMAAAKLWEEGKLDLDAPVQKYVPEFPEKVYEGEKVTITTRQLVSHLSGIRHYEKDITKVKEEKEKANRALKLTKSHQDKEQKAKEGKGTENTDCVKQKKEHDSETKSRNSKPGRNDKEFEQEEYYLKEKFESVIESLKIFKNDPLFFKPGSQFLYSTYGFTLLSAVVERASGQKFTDYMLKMFRDLDMLSTVLDDNEAMIYNRARCYIYNKKGRLVNAPYVDNSYKWAGGGFLSSVGDLLKFGNALLYSYQAGQFKNKNSKLLPGYLKPSTVAMMWTPVPKTEVSWDRDGKYAMAWAVVEKSQQCGCCRQQRHYASHTGGAVGASSVLLILPEELEPEAGGTWPGAPPRGVIVTIICNMQSVSLNSTALKIAREFEREKQAQCVG, encoded by the exons ATGGCGGGCCTGGCGCGGGCCCTgcggcgggcggcggctccCGGGCGGCTCCCCCCGGCCCGCagagggggcggcggggccgggccgcggccctggggctgggggctggcgCTGGGGCTGGCGCTGGGGGTTCGGGCGGCGCCGGCGGGAGGCGAGCCGGAGAGCGGGCGGGAGGAGAAGCCGCCGTCGCCGCGGGGCTTCGGCGCGGCcgtggagaggagcagggaccTGGTGCGGAGGATCAAG gatGAAGCAGGAATCCCTGGTATATTAGTTGGAGTTTCTGTAGATGGAAAGGAAGTCTGGTCAGAAG GTCTGGGCTATGCTGACGTGGAGAACCGGGTGCTGTGCAAGCCAGAGACCGTCATGCGCATCGCCAGCATCAGCAAGTGTCTCACCATGATGGCTGCTGCTAAACTGTGGGAAGAGGGGAAACTGGATTTAGATGCTCCAGTGCAGAAATATGTCCCTGAATTTCCAGAAAAGGTCTACGAGGGTGAAAAG GTCACTATTACCACAAGACAGTTAGTTTCACACTTGAGTGGGATTCGTCACTATGAAAAAGATATTacaaaagtaaaagaagaaaaggaaaaggcaaacaGAGCACTTAAGCTAACAAAATCCCACCAGgataaagaacaaaaagcaaaagaaggtAAAGGGACTGAAAACACTGATTGTgtcaaacagaagaaagaacatGATAGTGAGACAAAGAGCCGAAATTCAAAGCCTGGCAGGAACGACAAGGAGTTTGAACAGGAAGAGTattatttgaaggaaaaatttgAAAGTGTGATTGAGTCactgaagatatttaaaaatgatCCCTTATTCTTTAAACCAG GTAGTCAGTTCTTGTACTCAACATATGGCTTTACTCTCTTAAGTGCTGTTGTGGAGAGAGCTTCAGGACAAAAATTTACAGATTACATGCTGAAAATGTTTCGTGATTTGGATATGCTGTCAACTGTCCTGGATGACAATGAGGCAATGATATATAACAGAGCAAG GTGTTACATTTACAACAAAAAGGGACGGCTGGTAAATGCACCGTATGTGGACAACTCTTACAAGTGGGCTGGTGGTGGCTTCCTGTCATCAGTAGGTGACCTCCTGAAATTTGGAAATGCCTTGTTGTACAGTTATCAAGCTGGacaatttaaaaacaagaacaGCAAACTTCTTCCAGGGTACCTCAAGCCAAGCACAGTTGCAATGATGTGGACTCCAGTGCCAAAAACAGAAGTGTCGTGGGACAGGGACGGTAAATACGCCATGGCTTGGGCTGTGGTAGAGAAAAGCCAAcagtgtggctgctgcagacagcagagaCACTATGCATCTCAcactgggggtgctgtgggggcCAGCAGCGTCCTCCTCATCCTGCCTGAAGAGCTGGAGCCTGAAGCTGGGGGTACCTGGCCAGGGGCACCGCCCAGAGGGGTCATTGTCACCATTATCTGTAACATGCAATCGGTTTCGCTCAACAGCACCGCCTTAAAGATCGCCAGGGAGTTCGAGAGAGAGAAACAGGCGCAGTGCGTGGGCTGA
- the RPS27L gene encoding 40S ribosomal protein S27-like translates to FSHPPARSRGSSGGHARPSGPVSRPAVSEHPCGAGSARSRPRRSAQARRRRERAEGGPARPGPAADMPLAKDLVHPSLEDEKRKHKKKRLVQSPNSYFMDVKCPGCYKITTVFSHAQTVVLCVGCSTVLCQPTGGKARLTEGCSFRRKQH, encoded by the exons TTCAGTCACCCTCCAGCGCGAAGCCGGGGCAGTTCTGGAGGGCACGCACGGCCCTCAGGGCCGGTGTCCCGCCCGGCAGTGTCGGAGCACCCGTGCGGCGCTGGCAGCGCTCGGTCCCGCCCCCGGCGCTCGGCAcaggcgcggcggcggcgggagcgcgctgagggcggcccggcccggcccggcccggcggcggACATGCCT ctggccaaagaCCTGGTGCATCCCTCCTTAGAGGATGAGAAGAGGAAGCACAAAAAGAAACGTCTCGTGCAGAGCCCAAACTCCTACTTTATGGATGTAAAATGTCCAg GATGCTACAAGATCACCACGGTGTTCAGCCATGCTCAGACAGTAGTTCTGTGTGTAGGGTGCTCAACTGTCCTGTGCCAGCCAACTGGGGGCAAAGCCAGGCTCACAGAAG GCTGTTCATTTAGAAGAAAGCAACACTGA